The Deltaproteobacteria bacterium genome includes a window with the following:
- a CDS encoding OFA family MFS transporter, with protein MADEKLTNRWLMVAAALVLQLCLGVLYAWSVFRAPLMKQFGWTVKEAGYPLMASFFFFAVGMIVAGRWQDKAGPRKVAIFGGVLLAVGCFLAGAIGQTVGGMVFAYGVLGGLGVGFAYVTPIATCIKWFPDMRGTITGLAVFGFGAGTLVFGPLINKLIGSIGLFQTFYAVGAIMLVCVCGAGSFFKAPPAGYKPAGWNPPAAAASTVTKADWTPNEIIGNGQFYVLWLIYLIAAAAGLMIIGQAVPIGLEVAKLDKAVAAGGLGTMALLNGLGRLVHGSISDKLGRKNTLILCFAEYLVAFLLLLPNADTFTKWLVGICIVGFSYGGYLAIMPSMTADYFGTKSLGANYGYLFTAWGVAGVCGPFMIDAIKTATGAFTMAMYYISAACVAGIVLVFISKKPEYKGA; from the coding sequence ATGGCTGACGAGAAGTTGACGAATCGCTGGTTAATGGTTGCCGCCGCGTTGGTCCTGCAGCTGTGCCTGGGCGTCCTTTACGCCTGGTCCGTGTTCCGCGCACCGCTGATGAAGCAGTTCGGCTGGACGGTCAAGGAGGCGGGGTATCCGCTGATGGCCTCGTTCTTCTTCTTCGCGGTGGGGATGATCGTCGCGGGAAGATGGCAGGACAAGGCGGGCCCGCGAAAGGTCGCCATCTTCGGCGGCGTTCTACTGGCCGTCGGATGTTTCCTGGCCGGCGCGATCGGCCAGACCGTCGGCGGCATGGTCTTCGCGTACGGCGTCCTCGGCGGCCTCGGCGTCGGGTTCGCCTACGTGACTCCGATCGCCACCTGCATCAAGTGGTTCCCCGACATGCGCGGAACGATCACCGGCCTCGCGGTGTTCGGGTTCGGCGCCGGCACCCTGGTCTTCGGACCGCTGATCAACAAGCTCATCGGCAGCATCGGGCTGTTCCAGACGTTCTACGCGGTAGGCGCGATCATGCTCGTTTGCGTCTGCGGCGCGGGATCGTTCTTCAAGGCCCCGCCCGCCGGGTACAAGCCGGCCGGCTGGAACCCGCCGGCAGCGGCAGCCTCAACCGTGACCAAGGCCGACTGGACCCCGAACGAGATCATCGGGAACGGCCAGTTCTACGTTCTCTGGCTCATCTACCTCATCGCCGCGGCGGCAGGCCTGATGATCATCGGGCAGGCCGTTCCGATCGGGCTCGAAGTCGCCAAGCTCGACAAGGCGGTCGCGGCGGGCGGCCTCGGGACGATGGCGCTCCTCAACGGCCTCGGCCGTCTGGTCCACGGCTCGATCTCCGACAAGCTCGGCCGCAAGAACACCCTCATCCTGTGCTTCGCGGAGTACCTCGTGGCGTTCCTGCTGCTGCTCCCGAACGCCGACACGTTCACCAAGTGGCTGGTCGGGATCTGCATCGTGGGCTTCTCCTACGGCGGATACCTGGCGATCATGCCCTCGATGACGGCCGATTACTTCGGCACGAAGTCGCTGGGCGCGAACTACGGCTACCTGTTCACCGCATGGGGGGTCGCGGGCGTGTGCGGACCGTTCATGATCGACGCGATCAAGACGGCGACCGGCGCCTTCACGATGGCGATGTACTACATCTCCGCCGCCTGCGTGGCGGGGATCGTCCTCGTATTCATCTCCAAGAAGCCGGAGTACAAGGGAGCCTGA
- a CDS encoding CBS and ACT domain-containing protein codes for MFVGPRMKRDLVTVTPGATLEEAARLLTAHRIHHLPVVEEGNRLAGIVSDTDLRNATLDGMFGGADRGDSGRPVTVGEIMTRELVTLSPGDTLDDAMLVLSRHRIGALPVVEGGRLVGIVTKADVLSALLSTLDIEGLGVRIEVVLRQDVKEVARLVAALADQDVEVRSLILAPHGADGYAAFVRVATIDVASVRDRLRQKGFAVGELSDFYEGG; via the coding sequence ATGTTCGTCGGCCCGAGGATGAAGCGCGACCTGGTCACCGTCACGCCCGGGGCGACCCTGGAGGAGGCGGCCCGGCTGCTCACGGCGCACCGGATCCATCACCTGCCGGTCGTGGAGGAAGGGAACCGCCTCGCGGGGATCGTCAGCGACACGGACTTGCGGAACGCGACCCTCGACGGGATGTTCGGCGGCGCCGACCGCGGGGATTCCGGCCGTCCCGTGACGGTGGGGGAGATCATGACGCGGGAGCTGGTGACCCTCTCCCCGGGGGACACGCTGGACGACGCGATGCTGGTGCTCTCCCGTCATCGCATCGGCGCCTTGCCGGTGGTCGAGGGTGGTCGCCTCGTGGGGATCGTCACCAAGGCGGACGTCCTCTCGGCCCTGCTGTCCACCCTCGACATCGAGGGTCTGGGGGTCCGGATCGAGGTGGTCCTGCGCCAGGACGTGAAGGAAGTGGCCCGGCTGGTCGCGGCGCTTGCCGACCAGGATGTGGAGGTGCGCAGCCTCATCCTCGCTCCCCACGGGGCGGACGGGTATGCAGCGTTCGTCCGGGTCGCGACGATCGACGTGGCGTCGGTGCGGGACCGTCTTCGGCAGAAGGGGTTCGCCGTCGGGGAGTTGTCGGACTTCTACGAGGGGGGGTAA
- a CDS encoding OFA family MFS transporter produces MADEKLTNRWLMVAAALVMQMCLGVLYSYSVFRGPLMKEVGFTVKETGYPLMASFFFFAVGMIVAGRWQDKAGPKKVALFGGVLLAIGCVLAGVLYKTVGGLVFSYGVLAGLGVGFAYVTPIATCIKWFPDMRGTITGLAVFGFGAGTLVFGPLISKLVTSSGIANAFFAVGAIMLVGVCGSGLMFKPPPAGYKPAGWNPPTPSATTATKADWTPNEIIGNGQFWVLWLIYFFGAAAGLMIIGQAVPIGIEVAKLEKSVAAAGLGTMALLNGLGRLVHGSISDKLGRKNTLILCFAEYLVAFLLLLPNADTFTKWLVGLCIVGFSYGGYLAIMPSMTADYFGTKSLGANYGYLFTAWGVAGVGGPFMIDAIKTSTGAFTMAMYYISVACVAGIVLVFLSKKPEFKGA; encoded by the coding sequence ATGGCTGACGAGAAGTTGACGAATCGCTGGTTAATGGTTGCCGCCGCGTTGGTGATGCAGATGTGCCTCGGAGTTCTCTATTCGTACTCCGTGTTCCGCGGGCCGCTGATGAAGGAAGTCGGGTTCACGGTCAAGGAGACGGGGTATCCGCTGATGGCCTCGTTCTTCTTCTTCGCGGTGGGCATGATCGTCGCCGGTAGATGGCAGGACAAGGCAGGCCCGAAGAAGGTCGCACTCTTCGGTGGTGTTCTCCTCGCGATAGGTTGTGTCCTCGCGGGCGTGCTGTACAAGACGGTCGGCGGGCTGGTCTTCTCCTACGGCGTCCTCGCCGGACTGGGTGTCGGGTTCGCCTACGTGACCCCCATCGCCACCTGCATCAAGTGGTTCCCCGACATGCGCGGGACGATCACCGGGCTCGCGGTGTTCGGGTTCGGCGCCGGGACGCTGGTCTTCGGACCACTGATCTCCAAGCTCGTCACCAGCTCGGGCATCGCGAACGCCTTCTTCGCGGTCGGCGCGATCATGCTGGTCGGCGTCTGCGGTTCAGGATTGATGTTCAAGCCCCCGCCGGCCGGGTACAAGCCGGCCGGGTGGAATCCTCCGACCCCGTCCGCGACTACCGCGACGAAGGCCGACTGGACCCCGAACGAGATCATCGGGAACGGCCAGTTCTGGGTTCTGTGGCTCATCTACTTCTTCGGCGCGGCGGCGGGCCTGATGATCATCGGGCAGGCCGTTCCGATCGGGATCGAAGTCGCCAAGCTCGAGAAGTCGGTGGCGGCGGCGGGCCTCGGGACGATGGCGCTCCTCAACGGACTCGGCCGGCTGGTCCACGGGTCGATCTCCGACAAGCTGGGCCGGAAGAACACCCTCATCCTCTGCTTCGCCGAGTACCTCGTGGCGTTCCTGCTGCTGCTCCCGAACGCCGACACCTTCACCAAGTGGCTGGTCGGGCTCTGCATCGTCGGCTTCTCCTACGGCGGATACCTGGCGATCATGCCCTCGATGACGGCCGACTACTTCGGCACGAAGTCGCTGGGGGCGAACTACGGCTACCTGTTCACGGCGTGGGGTGTCGCGGGCGTGGGCGGCCCGTTCATGATCGACGCGATCAAGACATCCACCGGCGCGTTCACGATGGCGATGTACTACATCTCCGTGGCGTGCGTTGCGGGGATCGTGCTGGTCTTCCTCTCCAAGAAGCCGGAGTTCAAGGGAGCCTGA